Genomic segment of Rhodocaloribacter litoris:
TCACGCATCTGTTTCGGCGTGCGGACCTTCTCGCCGCCGGGATAGCCGGTGTGGTAGAAGTATTCCTTCTCCGTCTCCTTCTTCCCGGTGAAGCGCACCTTGTCCGCATTGATCACGATGACGAAGTCGCCGGTGTCGACGTGGGGCGTGAAGACCGGCTTGTGCTTGCCGCGCAGGATCGCCGCCACACGCGAGGCCAGCCGGCCCACCGTCTGGTTCTCCGCGTCGATCACGTACCAGCGACGCTCGATCTCGCCGGCTTTCGCGCTGTAGGTCTTAAAGCTGTTGGCATCCATGAGGATCTCCGGCTCACGGGAGCAGGACCGCCCGGGGCTCCACCCCCGCCGGCCCGGCTCCGCGGGCTCTCTTGACGTCAGACAAATAAGATCCGGGTCCGGACGACCGGATGAATGGTCATGGCCCCGGCAACGGGCGCAGCTATGGCGCTAGTCTCGCAAAATACGACCTTTGCGCCACGCTGTCAAATCCGGAACGCCACCTTCGCGATACCCTTCAGACGCCCCGGAAACGCCGTGCGGGCGCGTGACACGCGCAAACCTCCTTCAGGTTTTGGGGCCGGAAACGTCTTCCTGCAATTTTAACCGGAACGACGCGCCCGTTCCTTCCCGGACTCCCGTGGATGAAACGGGCACAATCCCTATCTTGTACTCCCCCACCCACCCCAAGGCATGCCGTACAGGAAAGCGCCCGGTCCGGCAAGGAACCGGGCGTGCGGTTCCCCCGGCATGCACCGGCCTATGTTTACCCAGGCATTGCATGCAATCCAGGCCGTCGCCGCCCAGCTCCCGTTCCACC
This window contains:
- the rplM gene encoding 50S ribosomal protein L13, with protein sequence MDANSFKTYSAKAGEIERRWYVIDAENQTVGRLASRVAAILRGKHKPVFTPHVDTGDFVIVINADKVRFTGKKETEKEYFYHTGYPGGEKVRTPKQMRERRPAFIVENAVRGMLPKGPLGRRMFKKLKVYAGPDHPHEAQQPEPLTL